The following proteins come from a genomic window of Anaerobutyricum hallii:
- a CDS encoding Crp/Fnr family transcriptional regulator, protein MNFENYFPLWNDLNTAQKKLISDNLITRDVKKGTIIHNGNLDCTGLLLVKSGQLRTYILSDEGREITLYRLFDMDMCLLSASCIIRSIQFEVTIEAEKDTDLWIIPAEIYKDIMKESAPVANYTNELMATRFSDVMWLIEQIMWKSLDKRVASFLLEETSIEGTNELKITHETIANHLGSHREVITRMLRYFQGEGLVKLSRGKITILDSKRLETLQKS, encoded by the coding sequence ATGAACTTCGAAAATTATTTTCCACTATGGAATGACTTAAATACAGCACAGAAAAAACTAATTTCAGACAATTTGATTACACGGGATGTAAAAAAAGGAACAATCATTCACAACGGAAACCTGGATTGTACTGGATTATTACTGGTTAAATCCGGGCAGCTTCGAACTTACATACTTTCAGATGAAGGACGGGAAATTACACTTTACCGTTTGTTCGATATGGATATGTGTCTTTTATCCGCCTCATGTATCATACGCTCCATTCAATTTGAAGTAACCATTGAAGCAGAAAAGGATACTGATCTTTGGATCATCCCTGCTGAAATCTATAAGGACATCATGAAGGAATCTGCTCCCGTCGCAAACTATACCAATGAGTTAATGGCCACCCGTTTTTCTGATGTCATGTGGCTGATTGAACAAATCATGTGGAAGAGTTTGGATAAGCGTGTTGCTTCATTTCTTTTAGAAGAGACCTCTATCGAAGGAACAAACGAGCTGAAAATCACTCATGAGACGATTGCTAATCATCTTGGTTCCCACAGGGAAGTTATCACTCGAATGCTCCGATACTTTCAAGGCGAAGGACTCGTCAAACTCTCCCGCGGCAAAATCACAATCCTAGATTCGAAAAGACTGGAAACACTACAAAAATCATAA